The genomic interval CTGCACTTCCTAAAAGGAAATATCCTCCAATCCATAAAAAAGCATTTGCCTTGCGGTTGTAGTAGCTTTTATGAACATAGAGCGCTTCATTGCATGAGTTGAATGTTATTGGCACGGTCAATTCCGTTCTTGTTGTCGGTCGGAATGCTCTTCGATCGGGTCTTCTGTACTCAAGAGTTACGGTTTCCATTTTATCCAAGGACCACTCCACAGGTTGCGAGATCTTAAATTCATGAATAATGGCTCCTCCATCTTTGTCCAAAAATGCTTGAATGTACCTCACATGACTCTCCGTCGAGTCCAGTGTAAAGTAGGTTTGTCCTTGAATGGTGAACCCAAGAATCAAAAGGTATAGGAGTGTCATCCCTTTCACAATTTGAAAATTACCAATTTTCTAGTGATGGATAAAGGGGATTTGAGATTACCCCTTCGCACGCGAAGGGTTGATCGGGTGGGGGCCTTTACAGCATTTAAACCCGTTCGCTGCTGCGCAGCGTTACGGGTTTTCTTTTCCCTGACCTTACAGAAGCAAGCTTCTGACGGCCCGAAAAAAGAAAACCCGTCCTCACTTCGTGAAGACGGGTTTAAATGTTGTGGGCAATGAGAGATTCGAACTCCCGACCCCCTCGGTGTAAACGAGGTGCTCTGAACCAGCTGAGCTAATTGCCCAATATTTTAAAGATCGTTGACGGGGACCCGTTAAAATCGGAGTGCAAATATACCACCTTCTTGAGACTAAGCAACACTTAGGTGAAAAAAAGTTGATGAACACATGTGTCACGGTCTGGGTGAAGATTGGCACAATCGTGAACGCCATTCGACTCATCATTTGGCAACTTGCTTTCACATCCAACATCTAGCCGCCATGAAGGTCATGAAACAACCATTGGTCTGCGCCCTTTTGCTGGTTCTTTACTCGAGCGCTTTAGCTCAAATACCCACTGGGATTCCCTTGGTCTCTACGCCGCAGTTGTTCGGCAAGCCGGGGTGCCACATCAGTGTAGCTCAAAATACCTGGGCCATCGGGTATTCCTATCACAGTGCACCCCTTGTACACGGAGGTCCGTCCAACTTGGCGCCGAGTGGGACGGTCCGTGTCTTTGAGTGGAACGGGTTTGACCTTGTGCCCAAAGGCGGTGCCATTGACTCCGTACTCGTCGGGCAGCATCGGAATCTCAGCCACATTCTAGTGGACGAGAATACCCTAGGCGTATCGCGCCGAACTCCTTCAGGACTTCAGGTCGTCGTTTATGACTACCAAGGATCGGAATGGGTCGAGCGCCCCGTTCCAGTCCCTGGAGCCACTGTTTGGCACATGGCCGATGCCAACACGGTAGTCGTGGCCGAACCTTCCCACCCGCAATTTCCGGCCACGTTCACCACCGTTTACGAATGGGATGGGACTCAGTGGAACACGAAGGGCAATCCGGTGAACCCAAACCACAGCCATTCGATGTTCGGTTCCCGCGTCTTCATGCCCAGCGCAAATCGATTGGCCATTGCCGCAAATGGTTTTGACGGACGTAGAGGAAAGGTCTTTGTGTTTTATTGGACCGGAAATGACTGGCATCCTCGTGGTTTGCCCATGGAGGGCGATGCACCGGGCGACCGATTCGGGAGCGATCTCTGGATGCCCGATGACAATACCATTGCCATTGGTGCCATGGGGCATGATGCCGGAGGCGCCAATCAAGGCGCTGTCCGGGTCTTTGACTGGAATGGTCAAGTTTGGATGCAAAGGGGTTCTGACGTCGTTGGTGGCCTGTTGACGAGTCAAGCTGGATGGGGTTTTCAAATGCCCGATGACTATACACTTGTTGTGCGCAGCGACTCCGCGGTCCAGGTGTATCAATACAACGGATGGGATTGGCAGCCTGCCGGAATCCCGGTACTTCCGAACACCTCAAACCAAGATATTTGGTCGGCGGCTATGAGTAACCAGATGTTGGCTCTTGGCAGCGCCTCCGCGGATACCGGTACTTTTCAATTGTACGATTACGCCAACCTTATTTCGGTGTCCGAAGCGCATCAGCCCAAAATCGAGCTTTACCCTAATCCGGCGCATCAGACCTTACGGGTCGATGTTCCCTTTCCTCAAAACTTCATCATCGTGGATGCACTCGGTCACGAGGTGTATTCATCTTCCGAATCTTCCGCAACGAAACATTCTGTACAGATCGATGTGTCCCAATGGGCCGCGGGAACCTACTTTCTGCGGTTTGAAAAACACAGGGTGTCCAAGCGTTTCCAGATAGTGAACTAGTCCAGCTCTGCGATTTTGAGTATTTTGGAGGAGGCATTGGCGCGGTCATGAAACACCCTAGCGACCAAAACCACGTCTTATGCGCCTTTTATCCATTCTATCCGTCTTCTCAATTCTCCTGTTGCTCGGTTGTAACAATGCCGGAGAAAAGTCCGTTTCGCCCGATACTGCCACAGAAACCACAGAGTCTTCTGTTGATGAGTCCATAGACGAAGAAGAATTAGAACCTGTTCTTGAAGTATCAGCGCCCGAACCTCCGATGGAATCTACAGAGCCCGAAGAACCAGAGGTTAGAAACCTTGAAATTGACTGGGACGATCCTTTCATCCGTGAAGAACTAAGGGCGATTGAGGCTGACCATCGAAGTACGGTTGGATTGAGCGCAGGAACAGGGGACGGCGAATGGGGTGTGGATATTGATTTTGGTCATCCCGATGGAGCTACGCCAGCTGCAAAACCCCAAAGGACCATTGAAGAAATAGCGCAAAACTACCTCATTGAAGTAAAGTGTGATTCTGCTCTGGCCAAGAGTGATCATCTGGTGGTTTCCTGGAACATTTTTATTCCAGAAATCGACCACGTGCCGGAAGATTTGCCCGGTCAGGTTGAGGCCTGGAAACCTATTGATGCCTCTATAGGGAACTATGTTCGGGTCACCATCGATGCTCCTGATTTTGTTTTGTCGACGAATGGCCAAGAGCAACAATCCAGTTGTATACGCCTGACCAAGAATGGAGCAAATGATAATTTTAATCTCAAACCGCTGAAGCGTGGCCTTCTGAGAATATCGGTTACTGCGGAGATATACGAAAAGGACGACTGCTCCGGTGCATCGGTTCCCATCAGTACTCGAACCTTGGACGTTGAAGTACGCGTCAATTACATTACCAGCCTTTGGGACGCCTTAGATAAGATTGTGACTTCAGTAATTGACGATGGAGCTGAATTCATCATTGGACTATTCGGAGTCCTCTTTGCATACCTGCTGTTCCGCTTTAGAAGGAGATTATTCGGGAACAATGACCCCGAAGGAAACAACCCAATGGACGAGTAGGAAACGTCAGTGATCGTTTTTGCAACCGGGCTTATCGTCGGTGTGCTGTGTGTTCCAGATCTTTACTATAGAAGTTGAAGCTATACCTTCAACGGTCATGAACACACGCCTGCACAGCGAACGCCTCGATCTCTCACATTGCTTGGTTCGCTGTGCTTGGCTTTCCCCACCGCTCCTCCCTCTAAAAACGACGCATTAACAATCGTTAAGATTCTCCTTAACAATTGGTTAGGATTCGATTGCGTGGAATTCTTCTACATTGCCACCATCAAAACCTCAACCATGAAAAAAGTTTACTTACTCCTTACGTTCGCTGCCTTCTGTTCACTCGCCAGTTGCAGCAGTCCAGATACGCCGGCCACCGAATCGACTCAAAGTTCAGAGACGGATGCGCCTGAAGCGACAGAGGCCGCCTATATGGACCCTATGTCCGATGTGGAGCGACCAGAGCATCACTCCTACGGCGGATGGTATTGTCCAGATAACTTAACCGGGTTTCCACCGGTGGACGTGTCGGACTTGAGCTCCGTGAAGGTCGTGACGGACCGGCTGCCGACCAAGGAAGAAACTCGCAATGGTAC from Cryomorphaceae bacterium carries:
- a CDS encoding T9SS type A sorting domain-containing protein, encoding MKVMKQPLVCALLLVLYSSALAQIPTGIPLVSTPQLFGKPGCHISVAQNTWAIGYSYHSAPLVHGGPSNLAPSGTVRVFEWNGFDLVPKGGAIDSVLVGQHRNLSHILVDENTLGVSRRTPSGLQVVVYDYQGSEWVERPVPVPGATVWHMADANTVVVAEPSHPQFPATFTTVYEWDGTQWNTKGNPVNPNHSHSMFGSRVFMPSANRLAIAANGFDGRRGKVFVFYWTGNDWHPRGLPMEGDAPGDRFGSDLWMPDDNTIAIGAMGHDAGGANQGAVRVFDWNGQVWMQRGSDVVGGLLTSQAGWGFQMPDDYTLVVRSDSAVQVYQYNGWDWQPAGIPVLPNTSNQDIWSAAMSNQMLALGSASADTGTFQLYDYANLISVSEAHQPKIELYPNPAHQTLRVDVPFPQNFIIVDALGHEVYSSSESSATKHSVQIDVSQWAAGTYFLRFEKHRVSKRFQIVN